Genomic segment of Terriglobales bacterium:
ACAAACCGTACCATTCAAGCCAATCGTTCAGGCTCCCGCAAACGCATATCGTTAGCCAATCCAATGCCGCAATCGGAACTCAAACGCGTGCTCCGGCAATTGCTATGGCCGAACGGGACAGTCGTCCTGCTGGCAGCGATCGCGATTGCGAGCGGCTTGTTCCGCAAACCGATAGCACACACAGCTGACTACGCAGCGGTGGCGGTCATTGCGGCAGGCCTGCTCACGGCGTGGCGCTTCCATGCGAAGAGGAGTATCGCTGGGCTGTTGCTGTTTGCCGGGGTGACATTCGCCTTTCAGTACGCCAACGCACAGAACCCGTCGTTGGGGGCGGCGCTGAGCCTGCTTCTGCCGCTGAACCTGGTGGCGCTCTTGATGGTGGAGGAATTCACGCTCTCGCTGGAGCCGATCGGGTACTGGGCGGGATTCGCTACGGTGCAGGCAGGAGTGCTAGCAGCCACATGTCGTCCGGGAGAAGCCGGTACATTCTGGGCCTGGGTGAACGCGGGAAAGTCGGCGTGGCCCCTGTCAATCGGGCCCATCCCGACGTTGATGTTTGCACTCGCTACGGCGGCTTTGCTCTACAAGTTCGTGAAGGAGCGGCGTCCGCTGGATGCGGGGCTGGCGTGGTCGCTGTTACCTTCGCTGCTGGCGTGTCACGCGGCTGGTTCGGTCAGAACGGCGTACCTCGCTGCGGGCGCGGTGGCGATTACCGTGTCCGTGATCGAAACCTCTTACCAGCTCGCGTATGAAGACGAGTTGACGCGTCTGCCGGGACGGCGCGCCTTCAACCAGACGATCGCCGCGCTGGATGACAAGTACTCCATCGCGATGGTGGACGTAGACCATTTCAAGAAGTTCAACGACACCTACGGGCACGAAGTCGGAGACCAGGTGCTGCGCATGGTGGCCTCGCGGTTGGCGAACGTCAGTGGCGAGGGGAGACCGTTCCGCTGCGGCGGCGAAGAGTTTGCGGTGGTGTTCCCGGGGAAGTCGGCGGAAGAGGCCATGGAGCACGCGGAACTCCTGCGCCGCACGATTGAAGACACAACCTTCACCGTGCGTGGTCCGGAACGCAGCCAGAGGAAGCGCGACGAGCGGCGGTATTGCCATAGCCCGAGGCATTTGCAGAATCAACGTGTGGGAACGTCGGTCACGGTGAGCATTGGAGTGGCCCAGCCTCGGGCGGAAAACGACGATGTCCACTGGGTGATCGAGGCGGCTGATAAGGCCCTCTACGCGGCCAAGCAGCGCGGCAGGAATCGGGTGGTGGTGGCGACGGTGGGCAGGAAGCGGGCGGCTGGAGCGTAGACACAGACGCTTTTACTGCCGGTGTGCTGAAATAGCACATTATGAGTCTCGCCTTCGAACAGCTGCAGGAACTCATCTGGTCATTTAGGCAGTCCCGAGTCGTTCTCTCAGCAATCGAACTCGACGTCTTCAGCAAGATCGCATCGGGGGCAACCGCGGCGGAAGTCGGCGCCAAGATAGGAACTGATCCGCGGGCAACCGAGATGCTGTTGAACGCTCTGGTTAATCTCGAGTTGCTGACGAAGACCGATTCCAAATACTTCAACGCGGAAGTCGCGTCACGCTACTTGTCCGGCGATGCTCGGATGTCCGTGATGCACCAGGTCGGCCTCTGGAACCGTTGGAGTTCTCTGACGCAATGCGTAAAGACCGGCACGGCGGTTCTGCCGAGCGAGCGGAGCGAATCCGATACTGAGGCATTCATCGCTGCAATGCATCGGAACGCGAGCGAGCGGGCGGTGCACGTGGTGGAGTCCGTGGAGGCATCTCGTTTCCGCAAAATGCTCGATTTGGGCGGAGGATCCGGGGCCTATTCCATCGCGTTTGCGCAGGCGAACCCGGAGCTTCATGTCACGATCTTCGATCGTGCGGAGGTGCTAAAGATTGCGAGCCGGCATGTGGCGAACGCGGGATTGGCCAATCGAATTGGAACACATCCGGGCGACATGCTCGTCGATTCTTTGCCGTCTGGAAACGATTTCATTCTGCTGTCGCAGATACTGCATGCATTCGGGGTTGATGAAAATCGGCAACTGCTAAAGCGCGCGTATGCCGCGTTAAACCCGGGTGGACAAATAGCAATTCAGGAGTTTTTGCTGGATCCGGAAAGGACCTCGCCGCGGTGGGCGGTGCTGTTCTCGCTCAATATGTTGGTGGGGACGCCTTCGGGATCGTCGTACACCGAGGCAGAGATTCGAAGCTGGCTGGAGAAGGCTGGATTTCGAAATGTCCGGCACGTACCGTTGCCGCCGAATACGAATCTGATCGTGGCCGAGAAATAGGCGAATTGCGCTCGGGCCCTAATACTTTTATCCTTAGATCTGCTTATGCGGCGTGCTTGGGACGTAATTAAGGGATACATCTTCTGGACCCATACCCGTGGCAGTTTCCATTACGACGTAATGGTCACGGCCATTCTTCTCTTTATCTTCGTGACGCCGCGTGCGTGGTTCGGCGATAAACCGGCTGAGCACCGCCCACACCAGAGCGAGGTCATCGTTCAGCCTGATGGAAACAATGGGTTTATCTACGAAGTGGACGCTACGGCAGTCCGAGGTGGCTCGGAGGAGGCAGTCCGGGCGGACCTGCTGCGCGTGATTGAGCCCATCGGGGGGGAGGTTTCGATCACCAGTTTCGAGCCTGTCCGCGACTCTAAAG
This window contains:
- a CDS encoding methyltransferase produces the protein MSLAFEQLQELIWSFRQSRVVLSAIELDVFSKIASGATAAEVGAKIGTDPRATEMLLNALVNLELLTKTDSKYFNAEVASRYLSGDARMSVMHQVGLWNRWSSLTQCVKTGTAVLPSERSESDTEAFIAAMHRNASERAVHVVESVEASRFRKMLDLGGGSGAYSIAFAQANPELHVTIFDRAEVLKIASRHVANAGLANRIGTHPGDMLVDSLPSGNDFILLSQILHAFGVDENRQLLKRAYAALNPGGQIAIQEFLLDPERTSPRWAVLFSLNMLVGTPSGSSYTEAEIRSWLEKAGFRNVRHVPLPPNTNLIVAEK
- a CDS encoding GGDEF domain-containing protein — protein: MPQSELKRVLRQLLWPNGTVVLLAAIAIASGLFRKPIAHTADYAAVAVIAAGLLTAWRFHAKRSIAGLLLFAGVTFAFQYANAQNPSLGAALSLLLPLNLVALLMVEEFTLSLEPIGYWAGFATVQAGVLAATCRPGEAGTFWAWVNAGKSAWPLSIGPIPTLMFALATAALLYKFVKERRPLDAGLAWSLLPSLLACHAAGSVRTAYLAAGAVAITVSVIETSYQLAYEDELTRLPGRRAFNQTIAALDDKYSIAMVDVDHFKKFNDTYGHEVGDQVLRMVASRLANVSGEGRPFRCGGEEFAVVFPGKSAEEAMEHAELLRRTIEDTTFTVRGPERSQRKRDERRYCHSPRHLQNQRVGTSVTVSIGVAQPRAENDDVHWVIEAADKALYAAKQRGRNRVVVATVGRKRAAGA